One genomic segment of Leptolyngbya sp. FACHB-261 includes these proteins:
- a CDS encoding late competence development ComFB family protein, which produces MTIEEIVEQAFCNHCLTPSMEFEINHLCESDTIPSIGDYLALDRLQAALRTGEVRTLPRKQYINVMEELVLMETMAQADAFEADWQLNIDIGEVVAYALNRLQPLYATTHEGAKYQRQRGRAELQGVIATCVRAAITHHLGCPAFFPERRVLKEMTPEDVADQVSAVLEVNAERFALTATLSESLDDICES; this is translated from the coding sequence ATGACTATCGAGGAAATTGTTGAGCAAGCGTTTTGCAACCACTGCCTGACTCCCAGCATGGAGTTTGAGATCAATCATCTCTGTGAGAGTGACACTATACCCAGTATTGGGGATTACCTTGCGCTGGACCGCTTACAAGCGGCATTGCGGACTGGCGAAGTCCGAACCTTGCCCCGTAAGCAGTACATCAATGTCATGGAGGAGCTGGTGCTGATGGAGACGATGGCACAGGCCGATGCTTTTGAAGCGGACTGGCAACTGAATATAGACATCGGCGAGGTTGTTGCTTATGCGCTCAATCGCCTACAGCCGCTATATGCAACGACCCACGAAGGGGCGAAGTACCAACGCCAGCGAGGACGGGCAGAGTTGCAAGGGGTGATTGCTACTTGTGTTCGAGCGGCTATTACTCACCATTTAGGTTGCCCTGCTTTCTTTCCTGAGCGCCGTGTATTGAAGGAAATGACGCCTGAGGATGTTGCTGACCAAGTGAGCGCTGTGTTGGAAGTGAATGCGGAGCGGTTTGCTCTAACTGCCACGCTCTCAGAGTCACTGGACGATATTTGTGAGAGCTAG
- a CDS encoding glycosyl hydrolase family 57, with the protein MTAFSPTSTQPSDLPVLIEGLPNICGWEDRVVEVMSSTAPVFLERTPVRLEQVQAAFAIALHMHQPTIPAGAQGELISNLQHMFEHPGEGDNHNAGPFAWCYGRMGEFIPKLVHSGRQPRVMLDYSGNLLWGLQQMTDSGRLGPELLDNLRRITTDPAYWPCVEWLGTMWSHTVVPSTPIPDLKLHIRAWQHHFASLFGWEALSRVRGFSPPEMHLPNHPDTLYEFVKALRDCGYRWLLVQEHSVEMLQGGPIDHKHLPHRLIARNSQGEEVSITALIKTQGSDTKLVGQMQPYYEAKTLARQELAGVEIPPLVSQIGDGENGGVMMNEFPSAFFQAWEQIGPEGVIGLNGGEYLELIEAAGCDPNQFPPCQAVGQHRIWAQLGDQPPTPERLEQAIEQLRQSDSNFHLDGASWTNDRSWVKGYENVLTPMNQLSALFHRKVQADTQEPRYRNALLYLLLSQTSCFRYWGQGIWTEYARELYRRGLAILEHDF; encoded by the coding sequence ATGACTGCCTTTTCCCCAACGTCGACCCAACCCTCAGATTTGCCGGTGCTGATCGAAGGTCTGCCCAATATTTGCGGCTGGGAGGACCGTGTTGTTGAAGTCATGAGCTCCACGGCTCCGGTGTTTCTGGAGCGCACACCCGTCCGGCTAGAGCAAGTGCAGGCGGCGTTCGCCATTGCGCTTCACATGCATCAGCCCACGATCCCGGCTGGCGCGCAGGGAGAACTGATTAGCAACCTGCAACATATGTTTGAGCACCCGGGCGAGGGGGATAACCATAATGCTGGTCCGTTTGCCTGGTGCTATGGCCGCATGGGGGAGTTCATCCCAAAACTGGTGCATTCAGGTCGACAGCCCCGCGTGATGTTGGATTACTCAGGCAATCTGCTCTGGGGGTTGCAACAAATGACCGATTCTGGGCGGTTAGGACCTGAACTGCTCGATAATTTGCGGCGAATCACCACCGACCCAGCTTACTGGCCTTGTGTTGAGTGGCTGGGCACGATGTGGAGCCATACCGTAGTGCCCTCAACCCCAATTCCCGATCTCAAACTGCACATTCGCGCCTGGCAACATCATTTTGCGTCGCTGTTTGGTTGGGAAGCACTGAGCCGCGTGCGTGGTTTCTCCCCACCTGAAATGCATTTGCCCAACCACCCGGATACACTCTACGAGTTTGTTAAAGCGCTCCGCGATTGTGGTTACCGTTGGCTTTTGGTGCAAGAACATTCAGTGGAAATGTTGCAGGGTGGACCAATTGACCACAAGCATCTGCCTCATCGTTTAATTGCTCGTAACTCCCAGGGCGAGGAAGTTAGCATTACCGCCTTGATTAAAACTCAGGGGTCGGATACGAAACTGGTGGGGCAAATGCAGCCCTATTACGAAGCGAAAACTTTAGCGCGGCAGGAGCTAGCTGGAGTTGAAATTCCGCCTTTAGTCAGCCAGATCGGGGATGGCGAAAATGGCGGGGTGATGATGAATGAGTTTCCCAGTGCTTTTTTCCAGGCTTGGGAACAGATTGGTCCAGAAGGGGTGATTGGTCTCAACGGTGGCGAATATCTGGAGTTGATTGAAGCTGCCGGTTGCGACCCCAATCAATTTCCGCCCTGTCAAGCAGTGGGACAACACCGGATTTGGGCACAGCTCGGTGATCAACCTCCGACACCGGAGCGGCTTGAGCAAGCGATTGAGCAATTGCGTCAATCGGATTCTAATTTTCATCTAGATGGGGCCTCCTGGACGAATGACCGCAGTTGGGTGAAGGGTTACGAAAATGTGCTCACGCCAATGAACCAACTCAGTGCTTTATTTCACAGGAAAGTCCAGGCTGACACCCAAGAACCTCGCTACCGCAACGCCTTGCTGTATCTGCTGCTTAGTCAAACCAGTTGCTTTCGCTATTGGGGGCAGGGTATCTGGACCGAATATGCTCGTGAGCTTTACCGGCGCGGCCTTGCGATTTTGGAACACGATTTTTAG
- a CDS encoding SGNH/GDSL hydrolase family protein, which translates to MFLKQFLTATAGATVTLSAVLGMAAAASAHTFSNLYVFGDSLSDVGQLFNATGGLFPPSPFYNNGRFSNGPVWVEYLAPQLGLGVDLNNDFALGGATTGTNNALDGLIDPTGTLNLPGLQQQIGSFTTTRPAADPNALYIVWAGANDYLGGGITNPAEPVSNLAQAITTLAGAGARTILVPNLPSLGALPNSQNPAGLNALSEAHNTGLALTLNGLSQTLPQVDLIPLDINSLFQQAIANPSQFGFTNVTAPCLLNLTCTNPDEFLFWDTLHPTTAGHEIVANFAFDILKADEPKPPTSVPEATPILGLLVLGGLGASSAFRRKMTKDTSTF; encoded by the coding sequence GTGTTTTTAAAGCAATTCTTAACAGCAACAGCCGGAGCAACAGTTACGCTCAGCGCAGTTCTAGGTATGGCGGCAGCTGCCTCAGCCCATACTTTCAGCAATTTGTATGTGTTTGGGGACAGCCTCTCTGACGTAGGTCAGCTCTTTAATGCCACTGGCGGACTATTCCCGCCTAGCCCTTTCTACAACAACGGTCGCTTTTCTAATGGTCCAGTCTGGGTAGAGTATTTGGCTCCTCAGTTGGGGCTCGGCGTCGATCTGAATAACGACTTTGCTCTTGGCGGTGCAACGACAGGAACTAATAACGCCCTCGACGGCCTCATCGATCCGACTGGCACTTTAAACTTGCCGGGCTTACAACAACAAATTGGTTCTTTCACAACAACCCGTCCAGCCGCAGATCCCAACGCGCTTTATATTGTGTGGGCTGGCGCAAATGACTATTTGGGTGGGGGCATCACTAACCCTGCTGAACCCGTTAGCAACCTTGCGCAGGCCATTACTACCTTGGCGGGGGCGGGGGCTAGAACAATTCTGGTGCCCAACTTACCAAGTTTGGGGGCTTTGCCCAACTCGCAAAACCCAGCCGGTCTCAATGCCCTGAGTGAAGCCCACAATACGGGTCTAGCCCTGACACTCAATGGCTTGAGTCAGACCCTACCTCAGGTTGACCTAATTCCTCTGGATATTAATAGCCTCTTCCAGCAAGCCATTGCTAACCCTAGCCAGTTTGGTTTCACCAATGTGACTGCCCCCTGTCTGTTGAATCTAACCTGTACGAATCCAGATGAATTCCTATTCTGGGATACTCTGCATCCGACAACAGCAGGGCATGAGATTGTGGCTAATTTTGCCTTTGACATATTGAAAGCCGATGAGCCTAAACCCCCGACTTCTGTTCCTGAGGCCACACCTATTTTGGGTCTGCTTGTTTTAGGAGGCTTGGGTGCAAGTTCAGCATTCAGACGCAAAATGACTAAAGACACTTCAACTTTTTAA
- the crtH gene encoding carotenoid isomerase, whose product MDADVIVIGSGIGGLVTATQLAAKGARVLVLERYLIPGGSAGFFEREGYRFDVGASMIFGFGSQGTTNLLTRALSSVGMSLETIPDPVQIHYHLPDSLDLKVHRDYEKFLQELSARFPHERQGIRRFYDECWQVFNCLNSMELLSLEEPRYLTRVFFQRPLSCLGLVKYLPQNVGDVARRHISDPALLKFIDMECYCWSVVPADMTPMINAGMVFSDRHYGGINYPKGGVGRIAEALTTGLEKAGSEIRYGARVTQVLTEQGRAVGVKLATGETLQARRVVSNATRWDTFEKLLPAANLPTRERRWQQRYRQSPSFLSLHLGVKADLLPRGTECHHIMLEDWQHIEAEQGTIFVSIPTLLDPSLAPPGHHIIHAFTPSWLSEWQGLSSSQYEQAKAAAATRLIQRLEAIFPGLEAAIDFQEVGTPRTHRRFLGRRNGTYGPIPARKLPGLLTMPFNRTAVPHLYCVGDSTFPGQGLNAVAFSGFACAHRVAVDLGL is encoded by the coding sequence ATGGATGCAGATGTCATCGTCATTGGCTCTGGGATCGGCGGCCTAGTGACGGCAACTCAATTGGCAGCCAAAGGGGCACGGGTACTGGTTCTCGAGCGCTACCTGATTCCGGGCGGCAGTGCGGGTTTTTTTGAACGAGAGGGCTACCGCTTTGATGTCGGAGCCTCGATGATCTTTGGTTTTGGCAGCCAGGGCACAACCAACTTGCTCACGCGGGCCTTGAGCAGCGTGGGTATGAGCTTGGAGACCATCCCAGACCCCGTGCAGATTCACTACCACCTGCCAGACAGTCTGGATCTCAAAGTGCATCGGGACTATGAGAAGTTCTTGCAGGAGCTATCTGCACGCTTTCCCCATGAGCGGCAGGGCATTCGGCGCTTCTACGATGAGTGCTGGCAAGTCTTCAACTGCCTGAACTCGATGGAGTTGCTGTCGTTGGAAGAGCCTCGCTACCTGACCCGCGTCTTTTTTCAGCGCCCCCTATCTTGTCTGGGCTTGGTGAAGTACCTGCCTCAGAACGTTGGCGATGTGGCGCGACGGCATATTTCTGACCCGGCACTGCTCAAGTTCATCGACATGGAGTGCTACTGCTGGTCGGTTGTACCCGCAGACATGACGCCGATGATCAACGCTGGCATGGTTTTCTCAGACCGGCACTACGGCGGCATCAACTACCCCAAGGGGGGCGTTGGTCGGATTGCCGAAGCCCTCACGACCGGTCTGGAGAAGGCTGGAAGTGAGATCCGGTACGGTGCCAGAGTCACCCAGGTTTTAACTGAGCAAGGCCGGGCCGTTGGTGTGAAGTTGGCAACCGGCGAAACTTTGCAGGCGCGTCGGGTCGTCTCTAATGCCACGCGCTGGGACACCTTTGAAAAGCTGCTACCGGCTGCTAACCTCCCAACTCGGGAGCGCCGTTGGCAGCAGCGCTACCGTCAGTCTCCCAGCTTCTTGAGCCTGCACTTGGGGGTGAAAGCGGATCTCTTGCCTAGGGGCACCGAGTGTCACCACATCATGCTGGAAGACTGGCAACACATAGAGGCTGAGCAAGGCACCATCTTCGTGTCGATTCCAACCCTCCTGGACCCGAGCCTAGCGCCGCCTGGACATCACATCATTCATGCCTTCACCCCTAGTTGGCTGAGTGAGTGGCAAGGATTATCGTCCAGCCAGTATGAACAGGCCAAGGCAGCGGCTGCCACTCGCCTGATTCAACGACTAGAGGCGATCTTTCCAGGTCTGGAGGCAGCAATTGACTTCCAGGAGGTCGGTACGCCTCGCACTCATCGGCGCTTTTTAGGGCGTCGCAATGGCACCTATGGTCCAATCCCCGCTCGCAAGCTGCCAGGCCTACTGACTATGCCGTTCAATCGCACTGCCGTTCCTCATCTCTACTGTGTGGGAGATTCGACCTTTCCAGGGCAGGGGCTGAATGCTGTGGCTTTTTCTGGTTTTGCCTGTGCCCATCGGGTCGCGGTGGATCTAGGCCTGTAG
- a CDS encoding HAD family hydrolase, translating to MTQTRLLIFDFDGTLVDSEAGIVAAIAQTVRAMGFPETMIEQWRNLIGIPLTDQLRLLLDEGDYERIPAIVAYYREVYNANVLEQTQPIPGMGALLAEVEAAGLRMVIASSKRGGSIELILEHLAWRHYFGAIFSPDVLTHYKPHPESVERALAQFGLPAEAALLIGDTTFDLEMAQAGGVRSCAVTWGVHSREQLASASPNYWADSIEQLRDAIFSTLSFEQALHISS from the coding sequence ATGACGCAAACCCGCCTGTTGATTTTTGACTTTGACGGCACTCTCGTCGATAGCGAAGCTGGTATTGTCGCCGCCATTGCCCAGACTGTGCGGGCAATGGGGTTCCCCGAAACCATGATTGAGCAGTGGCGGAACCTAATCGGCATTCCCCTAACCGATCAGCTACGACTGCTACTGGATGAAGGCGATTATGAGCGCATCCCAGCAATCGTGGCCTACTACCGAGAGGTTTATAACGCTAATGTCTTGGAGCAAACTCAGCCAATCCCCGGTATGGGTGCCCTGCTGGCTGAGGTAGAAGCGGCCGGTTTGAGGATGGTGATTGCCTCTAGCAAGCGTGGCGGCAGCATTGAGCTCATTCTGGAGCACTTAGCGTGGCGTCATTATTTCGGTGCAATTTTTTCACCCGATGTTCTCACCCACTACAAACCGCATCCAGAGTCAGTGGAGCGGGCGCTGGCCCAGTTCGGTCTGCCAGCTGAAGCGGCGCTATTGATCGGCGATACCACCTTTGACCTGGAGATGGCCCAGGCCGGTGGCGTACGATCCTGCGCGGTGACCTGGGGTGTGCATTCGCGAGAGCAATTGGCCAGCGCTTCACCGAACTATTGGGCCGACAGCATTGAGCAATTGCGAGACGCCATTTTCAGTACACTGAGCTTTGAGCAGGCACTTCATATAAGTTCGTAA
- a CDS encoding Npun_F0813 family protein: protein MFILKRQDVEISTISHPQKAQQIPILHYQGQTFRLLSVFTGAQKDEALAFWRDLTENRGKACVLLEEPERYSVWGKVRLDELQSKAGGQGVLAVKEAKANPLWVQTCLLLLQGVYLEVEDFLGGRQARLFQHDLNEVFDQWNFPQTDTPERIEQLLSMDPLATLQLPPWDEQLLNVLIAELHRLGHTYFGNSSFAVRVLEALDAIPSSERSQALAWLRSTPKGKLWQ, encoded by the coding sequence ATGTTCATCCTGAAACGGCAGGATGTTGAGATCTCAACGATTTCCCATCCTCAGAAGGCGCAGCAGATCCCCATTCTCCACTATCAGGGCCAAACCTTTCGCCTGCTTAGTGTGTTCACAGGTGCCCAGAAAGATGAGGCACTGGCCTTCTGGCGTGACCTGACCGAAAATCGGGGTAAAGCTTGTGTCTTGCTGGAGGAGCCTGAGCGCTATAGCGTTTGGGGCAAGGTTCGATTGGACGAACTCCAGAGCAAAGCCGGGGGGCAAGGCGTACTTGCAGTTAAAGAAGCGAAGGCCAATCCACTCTGGGTTCAAACCTGCCTGCTCTTGTTACAGGGAGTTTACCTGGAGGTTGAAGATTTCCTAGGTGGACGTCAGGCACGTCTGTTTCAGCATGACCTCAATGAAGTTTTTGATCAGTGGAATTTTCCCCAAACCGACACGCCTGAGCGGATCGAGCAACTGCTCTCAATGGATCCGCTGGCGACGTTGCAACTCCCGCCCTGGGACGAGCAATTGCTGAACGTGCTGATCGCCGAGTTGCACCGCCTAGGCCATACCTATTTCGGCAACTCTTCGTTTGCCGTGCGCGTGCTTGAGGCGCTGGATGCGATACCATCTTCTGAAAGATCTCAAGCCCTCGCTTGGCTTCGCAGCACGCCCAAAGGCAAGCTCTGGCAGTAA
- a CDS encoding helix-turn-helix domain-containing protein encodes MARSKLTDADRAEILRLYRQSEETTATLAERYGVSGSTVSRILKDGLPAREYNNLISRKRASRPTAAEDAPGESDEQGANQLSVLSIPEAALETTDADLAEDTEEDEVAGTDPDTEVGALIAELAAELASDLASDRERSDPQETVAEELDTEEPDTEELDTEELDTDQSEAAILEVSEPVPAPEPPTPVLSVARPILKSVPAPSKVADLEPKLPTADTRLLNDEFGAGGDLEDDLDSPDFEDDDEDDEDKDLDEGEEAETAGSSLRLHSEQGEPIRILPLESAQFPRVCYIAVDRRTSELVTRPLRDFGDLGQFPPDEVQEKTLPVFDNHRVASRFSNRAQRVIKFPGNLLAKTHAYLQAKGITRLLIDGRVYALDLQP; translated from the coding sequence ATGGCCCGCAGCAAGCTGACCGATGCCGATCGAGCTGAGATCCTTCGCCTTTATCGCCAGAGCGAAGAAACCACAGCAACTCTAGCCGAGCGCTACGGCGTTAGCGGTAGTACAGTCAGTCGTATTCTCAAAGACGGCTTACCAGCACGTGAGTACAACAACCTGATTAGTCGCAAGCGAGCGAGTCGTCCAACTGCCGCAGAGGACGCTCCAGGCGAAAGTGATGAGCAGGGAGCTAACCAACTCTCAGTTCTGTCTATCCCTGAAGCAGCGCTGGAAACTACTGATGCCGATTTGGCTGAAGACACCGAAGAAGATGAGGTCGCTGGCACTGACCCTGACACTGAAGTTGGCGCTCTGATCGCTGAACTGGCTGCCGAGCTCGCGTCAGATCTCGCATCCGATCGTGAGAGGTCTGACCCTCAGGAGACTGTCGCCGAAGAACTAGACACTGAAGAACCAGACACCGAAGAACTAGACACTGAAGAACTGGATACAGACCAATCCGAGGCCGCCATCCTCGAAGTTAGCGAGCCAGTCCCTGCACCTGAACCTCCGACCCCAGTTCTTTCTGTAGCTCGCCCAATTCTCAAATCGGTGCCAGCGCCTAGCAAAGTGGCGGACTTGGAGCCTAAATTACCCACAGCTGATACCCGCCTACTCAACGATGAGTTTGGCGCAGGCGGTGACTTAGAAGACGACCTGGACAGCCCAGACTTTGAGGACGACGACGAGGACGACGAGGACAAAGACCTGGACGAGGGCGAGGAAGCTGAAACCGCTGGATCAAGCCTACGCTTGCATTCCGAGCAGGGAGAGCCGATCCGCATTCTGCCCCTCGAGAGCGCTCAATTTCCTCGAGTCTGCTACATCGCTGTGGACCGGCGCACCTCAGAGCTAGTCACTCGTCCCCTCAGGGACTTTGGCGATTTGGGCCAATTCCCGCCAGATGAGGTGCAAGAAAAAACGTTGCCAGTGTTTGACAACCATCGGGTTGCCAGCCGCTTCTCTAATCGCGCGCAACGCGTGATCAAGTTCCCTGGCAACCTCCTAGCGAAGACCCACGCCTATCTTCAAGCAAAAGGCATTACTCGCCTGCTGATTGATGGTCGGGTTTACGCTCTGGACTTGCAGCCTTAA
- a CDS encoding MlaD family protein produces the protein MNAQVLRREGTLGLLILLGIGLFGGIILWLRGFQPGANSFQFTVQFETASGLRRGAPVRFRGVNIGQVKQVEPGPNGVSVLVEVNRDDLLIPRRSQISSNQSGLVSETTVDITPLARVPDNNVNGPASPTCDSDVIICNNAVLSGETGVSFDQILSMYGELAERLSNARILENINVTTQNIGEAASSVSQLSKSLNQLSKSTEKRLDNVDVLAGSVSRAADRLGNTAENVNGILATNRSSIARTLDSLAATSADVRVVVASLRPLAENGEFVRNLEALSTNAAAAAVSVRSLSDQAGNPTTVASLRETLDSARATFQNAQKITADLDELTGDPQFRTNLRQLVNGLSTLVSTTNDLQEQVDPLAQPAQLAMPPLPSLEPASALPAQTPLETAVKAASPERKPDHQSAGE, from the coding sequence ATGAATGCACAGGTGCTCAGGCGCGAAGGAACCCTGGGTCTTTTGATCCTCCTGGGGATCGGTTTGTTTGGGGGCATTATTCTCTGGCTGCGCGGTTTTCAACCTGGGGCCAATAGCTTTCAGTTCACGGTGCAATTCGAAACAGCCAGTGGACTGCGGCGTGGTGCTCCTGTGCGTTTTCGAGGCGTAAACATTGGGCAGGTCAAGCAAGTTGAACCGGGTCCCAACGGTGTGAGCGTACTGGTCGAGGTCAACCGCGACGATCTGCTCATTCCCCGCCGGTCCCAGATTTCCTCTAACCAGTCAGGCTTAGTCAGCGAAACCACTGTTGACATCACACCTCTGGCTAGAGTTCCCGACAACAACGTTAATGGCCCTGCTTCTCCTACCTGTGACTCAGATGTGATCATCTGTAACAACGCTGTTTTGAGCGGTGAGACGGGGGTGAGCTTTGACCAAATTCTGAGCATGTATGGTGAGCTGGCCGAGCGCCTGAGCAATGCCCGCATTCTGGAAAACATCAACGTCACCACTCAAAACATTGGTGAAGCGGCTAGCAGTGTCTCTCAGCTCAGTAAGAGCCTGAACCAGCTCTCTAAATCCACCGAGAAGCGCTTAGATAACGTGGATGTGCTGGCAGGTTCTGTGAGCCGAGCTGCAGATCGCCTCGGTAATACCGCGGAGAATGTTAATGGCATCCTCGCCACCAATCGCTCCAGCATTGCCCGTACGCTGGACAGTCTGGCTGCGACCTCGGCTGATGTGCGTGTGGTAGTGGCATCGCTCCGGCCTTTAGCCGAAAACGGTGAGTTTGTGCGCAATTTGGAGGCTCTCTCCACCAACGCAGCAGCGGCAGCAGTCAGTGTGCGTAGTCTGTCTGATCAGGCTGGTAATCCGACTACGGTGGCGTCCCTGCGGGAAACGCTCGATTCTGCCCGTGCCACCTTCCAAAACGCCCAGAAGATTACTGCCGATCTAGACGAACTGACGGGAGACCCACAATTCCGCACTAATCTGCGTCAGCTGGTCAATGGCCTCAGCACGCTGGTGTCAACCACCAATGACCTGCAGGAGCAGGTTGATCCTCTGGCACAACCCGCCCAGTTGGCGATGCCTCCTCTACCCAGTCTTGAGCCAGCGTCAGCCCTACCTGCTCAAACTCCTCTAGAAACCGCTGTTAAGGCTGCAAGTCCAGAGCGTAAACCCGACCATCAATCAGCAGGCGAGTAA